The Solibacillus sp. FSL R7-0682 genome includes a window with the following:
- the trmB gene encoding tRNA (guanosine(46)-N7)-methyltransferase TrmB, whose amino-acid sequence MRLRHKPWAVEYIEAHPDVIIPNPENYKGKWHEVFGNNNPIHIEVGTGKGQFVLGMALQNPDINYIGIELFDSVIVCALEKVEAANKPSNLRLLKINGAKLEEYFAKGDVNRVYLNFSDPWPKTRHAKRRLTHGGFLKIYENVLVDNGEIHFKTDNRGLFEYSLVSMNEYGMALNYVSLDLHANMPEDNIMTEYEEKFSSLGQPIYRLECQFKTK is encoded by the coding sequence GTGAGATTAAGACATAAACCATGGGCAGTAGAATATATAGAGGCACATCCAGATGTTATTATTCCAAACCCAGAAAATTATAAAGGGAAATGGCATGAAGTTTTCGGTAACAACAATCCAATTCATATTGAAGTCGGTACAGGTAAAGGTCAATTCGTTTTAGGAATGGCACTACAAAATCCTGATATTAACTACATTGGTATCGAATTGTTTGACAGTGTGATTGTTTGTGCATTAGAAAAAGTAGAAGCGGCAAATAAGCCATCTAATTTACGCCTATTAAAAATTAATGGTGCGAAATTAGAAGAATATTTCGCAAAAGGCGATGTTAACCGCGTCTATTTAAACTTCTCAGATCCATGGCCGAAAACTCGTCATGCGAAGCGTCGATTAACACATGGCGGCTTCTTAAAAATCTATGAAAATGTTTTAGTCGATAACGGTGAAATCCACTTTAAAACGGATAACCGAGGTCTTTTTGAATATTCTTTAGTAAGTATGAATGAGTATGGTATGGCATTAAACTACGTATCACTTGATTTACATGCAAATATGCCAGAAGATAATATTATGACGGAATATGAAGAGAAGTTCTCGTCATTAGGTCAACCGATTTATCGATTAGAATGTCAATTTAAGACAAAGTAA
- a CDS encoding YtnP family quorum-quenching lactonase, which produces MDRYVFHEMTLTWLNGGVTALDGGAMFGVVPKALWSRKYPVNENNQIELACEPILIQYEGKNYLIDSGVGAGKLNDKQLRNFGVSEQSTIEQSLAELDMKPDDIDAILMTHLHFDHAGGLTKWSDNELVPVFPNAVIYTTQIEWNEMREPNIRSKNTYWKENWEPVQHLVKTFEGELEVAPGLKMIHTGGHSEGHAIIRLEQNDEVALHMADIMPTHAHQNPLWVLAYDDYPMTSVFAKEKLLKEALENNYRFIFYHDAYYRMIQWDASGKEIIDDLKRTNEALIR; this is translated from the coding sequence ATGGATCGTTACGTATTTCATGAAATGACACTTACTTGGTTAAATGGTGGTGTCACAGCACTAGATGGCGGGGCTATGTTTGGGGTAGTGCCAAAAGCACTATGGTCGCGCAAATATCCAGTAAATGAGAACAACCAAATTGAATTAGCATGCGAACCTATTTTGATTCAATATGAGGGGAAAAATTATTTAATTGACTCTGGTGTTGGTGCTGGAAAGTTAAATGACAAGCAACTTCGAAATTTCGGTGTATCGGAGCAATCGACAATTGAGCAAAGTCTGGCAGAACTCGACATGAAACCAGATGACATTGATGCCATTTTAATGACACATCTACATTTTGACCACGCAGGTGGCTTAACAAAGTGGTCAGATAACGAGTTAGTACCTGTGTTCCCGAATGCAGTTATTTACACGACGCAAATTGAATGGAATGAAATGCGGGAGCCTAATATTCGCTCGAAAAATACGTATTGGAAAGAGAACTGGGAGCCTGTACAGCATTTAGTGAAAACCTTTGAAGGTGAGCTAGAAGTAGCTCCAGGACTTAAAATGATTCATACAGGTGGTCATAGTGAAGGACATGCTATTATTCGTCTAGAACAAAATGACGAAGTTGCATTGCATATGGCAGATATTATGCCAACTCATGCTCATCAAAATCCACTATGGGTATTAGCCTATGACGATTATCCAATGACAAGTGTTTTTGCGAAAGAAAAGCTATTAAAAGAGGCGTTAGAAAATAATTATCGCTTTATTTTCTACCATGATGCTTATTACCGTATGATTCAGTGGGATGCTTCCGGAAAAGAAATTATTGACGACTTAAAGCGCACAAACGAGGCGTTAATTCGATAA
- a CDS encoding diacylglycerol/lipid kinase family protein: MRLYFIINPSAGNGRGEKIWRSFENQLTVPYETYWTQYAGHTLKIAQQIGAQSNKENPVCIIAIGGDGTIHEVLNGAGNFEHVYIGAISAGSGNDFARGYVTFEHAQQVEQFLNNRKAYSYDYGIVTFNNQQKYFMNNFGIGFDALVANIANESKLKKVLNRLRLGKLSYPYFVIHALFTFKPFTITVIHNRNETIVDNVWFATVSNQPYFGGGMNLSPTSNPSDGQLEVTIVSNLSKWKLLFLFGSVFVAKHTKLKEVNQFSCRTIILKVSGPLLAHADGEKQLLNEEVSEIQVRVQRNAWKLAK; encoded by the coding sequence TGAAACATATTGGACACAATATGCAGGGCACACTTTAAAAATTGCACAGCAAATTGGCGCACAATCAAATAAAGAAAATCCTGTATGTATTATTGCAATTGGAGGCGATGGAACGATTCATGAAGTTTTAAATGGTGCTGGAAATTTTGAACATGTATATATTGGTGCTATATCGGCAGGCTCGGGTAATGATTTTGCAAGGGGCTATGTAACATTTGAGCATGCGCAGCAAGTTGAGCAATTCTTAAACAATCGTAAAGCGTACTCCTATGATTACGGCATCGTTACGTTTAATAATCAACAGAAATACTTCATGAATAACTTTGGGATTGGTTTTGATGCGCTAGTAGCCAATATTGCGAATGAATCAAAGCTAAAAAAAGTGTTAAATCGTTTGCGACTCGGAAAACTAAGCTATCCTTATTTTGTCATACATGCTTTATTTACATTTAAGCCTTTTACAATAACTGTTATACATAATCGAAATGAAACGATTGTTGACAATGTCTGGTTTGCAACAGTAAGTAATCAGCCATATTTTGGAGGGGGGATGAATTTATCACCTACTTCTAATCCCTCAGATGGTCAGCTTGAAGTGACGATTGTTTCGAATCTTTCAAAATGGAAACTATTATTTCTGTTTGGTAGTGTTTTTGTAGCGAAGCATACAAAGTTGAAAGAAGTTAATCAATTTTCCTGTCGTACTATTATTTTGAAAGTTAGTGGGCCATTACTTGCCCATGCTGATGGGGAAAAACAGCTGTTAAACGAAGAGGTTAGTGAAATTCAGGTCAGGGTACAAAGAAATGCCTGGAAATTAGCAAAATGA